A single genomic interval of Hevea brasiliensis isolate MT/VB/25A 57/8 chromosome 4, ASM3005281v1, whole genome shotgun sequence harbors:
- the LOC110633136 gene encoding zinc finger CCCH domain-containing protein 20: protein MMLGERHRPNPSVHVPPWALLDDTNPEAYPSSPLSSHSGNAVTASDYNPYNIQEVVAALQRYLPSNEPDLDPDYELSGLEPDSPVDAYSCDHFRMFEFKVRRCARGRSHDWTECPYAHPGEKARRRDPRKYHYSGTACPDFRKGSCKKGDACEFAHGVFECWLHPARYRTQPCKDGPNCRRRVCFFAHTAEQLRVLPQQSPRSVNSIDSYDGSPLRQAIEASCGKSLPFLASPGSISPPATPPVDSPPMSPMTQSLSRSLGSNSINEMVASLRNLQLGKGKSLPSSWNVQVGGSGFGSPRGSMIRPVFCSLPSTPTGGPTRSGLGHRDIWENDCEEEPAMERVESGRDLRAKMFEKLKKENSLGRVGPYAGQSTNGPDVGWVSELLQ from the coding sequence ATGATGCTCGGAGAACGACACCGTCCCAATCCGTCGGTACACGTCCCGCCGTGGGCCCTCCTCGACGATACAAATCCTGAGGCTTATCCTTCGTCACCGCTGAGCTCCCACTCAGGCAATGCTGTTACGGCCTCTGACTACAACCCGTACAATATCCAAGAAGTGGTGGCTGCGCTGCAGCGTTATCTGCCGTCGAACGAACCGGACTTGGACCCTGACTACGAGTTATCTGGTCTGGAGCCGGACTCTCCGGTGGACGCCTACTCTTGCGATCATTTTCGGATGTTCGAGTTCAAGGTGAGGCGGTGTGCACGTGGCAGGTCACATGACTGGACCGAGTGCCCTTACGCTCATCCAGGTGAGAAAGCTAGGAGAAGGGACCCGAGAAAGTATCATTACTCTGGTACAGCTTGCCCTGATTTTCGCAAAGGGAGTTGCAAGAAAGGTGATGCGTGTGAGTTCGCCCATGGTGTGTTTGAGTGCTGGTTGCACCCTGCGCGTTACAGAACTCAGCCGTGCAAGGATGGTCCAAACTGTAGGAGGAGGGTCTGCTTTTTTGCTCACACGGCGGAGCAACTCAGGGTTCTGCCTCAGCAGAGCCCTAGGAGTGTCAACTCCATCGACTCTTACGATGGATCGCCCCTGAGACAGGCTATAGAAGCTTCTTGCGGCAAAAGTCTTCCCTTTTTGGCTAGCCCCGGATCGATTTCACCTCCTGCCACGCCGCCGGTTGATTCCCCTCCTATGTCGCCGATGACTCAATCCTTAAGTCGGTCCCTTGGGTCTAATTCGATCAATGAAATGGTGGCTTCACTAAGGAATTTACAGCTTGGCAAGGGGAAGTCCTTGCCTTCTTCTTGGAATGTGCAGGTTGGTGGATCCGGGTTTGGATCTCCAAGAGGGTCAATGATCCGACCCGTATTCTGTAGCCTGCCATCCACTCCAACGGGCGGTCCAACCCGTTCAGGACTGGGTCACCGTGATATTTGGGAAAATGATTGCGAGGAGGAGCCTGCGATGGAGAGAGTGGAATCAGGGAGGGACCTGCGTGCAAAGATGTTTGAGAAGTTGAAGAAGGAGAACTCGTTGGGTCGGGTTGGCCCGTATGCAGGCCAATCTACTAATGGTCCGGATGTTGGGTGGGTCTCGGAGCTCTTGCAGTGA